In Topomyia yanbarensis strain Yona2022 chromosome 2, ASM3024719v1, whole genome shotgun sequence, one DNA window encodes the following:
- the LOC131678847 gene encoding probable palmitoyltransferase ZDHHC24: MRIRKRFLPRTISDGIATGFMTAIIPITFWFEVYVVIPGVHGIDSIYNWIHLGPALFLLFNISANMLATIMCETGCGTEIVNVPTNVNITSGQGSKTWHVCSTCEAVAPPRSWHCNTCGTCVLKRDHHCVFTGCCIGHKNHRYFILFVLHLFIATLYASILNNYFIWFVRGEDFRNWTSLVKIAFPLAMLVVDTSTKQYYLLVYLINMVGMFMTGVLLIYHGRLILSGTVVHERNFHDYNLGWLENIRMVLGKRWYLTWLSPFLQSELPHNGIDWDFIQKEAAKTK, from the coding sequence ATGAGAATTCGCAAACGCTTTCTACCGCGTACGATTTCGGATGGCATCGCGACGGGTTTCATGACTGCAATAATTCCAATCACATTTTGGTTCGAGGTGTACGTAGTGATACCAGGTGTCCATGGTATAGATTCAATCTACAACTGGATCCATTTGGGCCCTGCATTGTTTCTATTGTTCAACATTAGTGCCAACATGCTGGCGACAATCATGTGCGAAACCGGCTGTGGCACAGAGATCGTGAACGTTCCCACGAATGTAAATATTACGTCCGGACAGGGATCAAAGACATGGCATGTGTGCTCGACCTGTGAGGCGGTTGCACCTCCCAGATCGTGGCATTGCAACACGTGCGGAACGTGTGTACTGAAACGGGATCACCATTGTGTTTTCACGGGATGCTGCATCGGTCACAAAAATcacagatattttattttattcgtgcTGCATCTTTTCATAGCGACGCTTTACGCAAGCATCCTCAACAACTACTTTATATGGTTCGTAAGAGGGGAAGATTTCCGCAATTGGACCTCATTGGTGAAAATCGCATTTCCTCTGGCGATGCTAGTGGTAGACACATCAACGAAACAGTATTACTTGCTCGTATATCTAATCAATATGGTTGGTATGTTCATGACGGGAGTACTACTGATATATCATGGAAGGCTTATCCTTAGCGGTACTGTTGTTCACGAACGTAATTTCCATGATTACAATCTGGGTTGGTTGGAAAATATTAGAATGGTGCTAGGGAAACGGTGGTATTTAACATGGTTGTCGCCATTTTTACaaagtgagttaccccataatGGGATCGACTGGGATTTTATCCAGAAGGAGGCCGCGAAAACCAAATAG